In Chiloscyllium plagiosum isolate BGI_BamShark_2017 chromosome 30, ASM401019v2, whole genome shotgun sequence, a genomic segment contains:
- the LOC122564944 gene encoding uncharacterized protein LOC122564944 isoform X3, whose translation MLNSSNLNSVTNLTISNSDIASIEQGAFNSFLHLTVLNLNDNKLSVIDAAWFFNAASLISLSLARNRIQAIGLDTLSHFSNLIELDLSQNQISTIADWSLRGNGNISVLNLSNNKLVFLTEQALAGPKFQKIRLHTNPWSCLCEHADWMSFLRDLMNSSVLVNGYSVTCNDPPHLKGIPVWNASDFACSVTMSTAWPNQHTQPQLLLPVLLGLLGLLILLLLLVFLLKRKQGKEQVKPDGQGTKQQEKHPQHKSAKEHFSKDHQSTPNMGAETIHPELCAAMFKKQPVTVSGVQRCMEPAQLAKGDQEIPNTTNALIVPSLSEDWASFPSDRFAQSNREMEKHNSIPSQGSSDPSLAVFMDQSVIALHSKSISNSTALDKVSCQNLGRTDGAKQDRNGNGKPVGMILPLYKMSTGNDTICHYLNSDEDLSSVTNGRHNVSTCPRGAGRLIHDEADRVHDSSAGLSNSLTERQPNEESGTTSKDGSQGNTGHSKGRVMVERGAEPRVKTDAIGLKSKKHFGENNQSSMIGEDMSTTKGMRRGQLGCETEIFPGTRCDAMIPTTPNSEQTVGTNSPTKEKPLRSSEYGYVNLLHEIVENQGRRTRERWKQTTRYKIMHK comes from the exons ATGCTCAACAGTTCAAACCTGAACTCTGTGACCAACCTGACAATATCCAACAGTGATATTGCCAGCATTGAACAAGGAGCTTTTAATTCTTTCCTCCACCTCACTGTCCTGAATCTAAATGATAACAAACTCTCAGTGATCGATGCTGCTTGGTTTTTCAATGCTGCCAGCTTGATTAGCCTTTCCCTGGCCAGAAACAGAATTCAGGCGATTGGATTAGATACCCTGTCCCATTTCTCCAATCTGATTGAACTTGACCTCTCTCAGAATCAGATCAGCACAATAGCTGACTGGAGTCTCCGTGGAAATGGGAACATCTCTGTTCTGAACCTCTCCAACAATAAGCTGGTTTTCCTGACAGAACAGGCTTTGGCAGGGCCGAAGTTCCAGAAGATCCGTCTTCACACCAATCCTTGGAGTTGTTTGTGTGAACATGCAGATTGGATGTCCTttctgagag ATCTCATGAATAGCTCTGTGTTGGTGAATGGATATTCTGTTACTTGTAATGATCCCCCCCACTTGAAGGGAATCCCTGTCTGGAATGCATCTGATTTTGCCTGCTCAGTGACCATGAGCACAGCCTGGCCTAACCAACACACACAACCTCAGCTACTCCTCCCAGTGCTACTGGGGCTCCTGG GGCTGCTCatcttgctgctgctgttggtgttTCTGTTGAAAAGGAAGCAAGGGAAGGAGCAGGTAAAACCAGACGGGCAAGGAACCAAGCAACAGGAAAAGCATCCTCAACACAAATCTGCCAAAGAGCATTTCTCAAAGGATCACCAGTCCACACCCAATATGGGAGCAGAAACCATTCATCCTGAGTTGTGTGCTGCCATGTTTAAGAAGCAACCGGTGACTGTATCAGGGGTTCAACGGTGTATGGAGCCTGCTCAGTTAGCAAAAGGTGATCAGGAAATTCCAAACACCACAAATGCATTGATCGTCCCATCACTTTCTGAGGATTGGGCGAGTTTTCCAAGCGACAGATTCGCTCAAAGTAATCGGGaaatggaaaaacacaacagcatCCCGTCACAAGGGAGCTCTGATCCATCACTGGCAGTCTTTATGGATCAGTCAGTAATAGCTCTGCATTCCAAATCAATAAGCAATTCAACAGCACTGGACAAAGTGTCCTGTCAGAACCTGGGAAGGACCGACGGAGCCAAGCAGGATAGGAATGGAAATGGCAAACCTGTAGGAATGATCCTACCACTGTACAAAATGTCAACTGGCAATGACACCATTTGTCATTATCTGAATTCTGATGAAGACTTGTCTTCAGTGACGAATGGGAGGCATAATGTATCAACATGTCCACGAGGAGCAGGCAGATTAATCCACGACGAAGCTGATAGGGTCCATGATTCAAGTGCCGGCCTCTCAAACAGTCTGACCGAAAGACAACCCAATGAGGAAAGTGGGACCACATCAAAAGATGGAAGCCAGGGAAATACTGGACATTCCAAAGGAAGAGTTATGGTTGAGAGAGGAGCAGAGCCAAGGGTGAAGACTGATGCGATTGGTCTGAAGAGTAAAAAACATTTTGGAGAAAATAACCAGTCCTCAATGATAGGGGAAGACATGTCAACAACGAAAGGGATGAGAAGAGGACAGCTCGGCTGTGAGACAGAGATTTTTCCAGGCACACGATGTGATGCTATGATACCAACCACACCAAACAGTGAGCAAACAGTGGGAACAAACTCCCCGACCAAAGAGAAACCCCTCCGGAGCAGTGAATACGGGTATGTCAATCTTTTGCATGAAATTGTGGAGAATCAAGGACGACGCACCAGAGAACGATGGAAGCAAACCACCAGATACAAAATAATGCACAAGTAA
- the LOC122564944 gene encoding uncharacterized protein LOC122564944 isoform X2: MNLSLSTLSVWALFFTSSCEGRIPCTEASSNVFVCTTIPNASFYPPDLKLLIFTVLSGFQSINNTMLNSSNLNSVTNLTISNSDIASIEQGAFNSFLHLTVLNLNDNKLSVIDAAWFFNAASLISLSLARNRIQAIGLDTLSHFSNLIELDLSQNQISTIADWSLRGNGNISVLNLSNNKLVFLTEQALAGPKFQKIRLHTNPWSCLCEHADWMSFLRDLMNSSVLVNGYSVTCNDPPHLKGIPVWNASDFACSVTMSTAWPNQHTQPQLLLPVLLGLLGLLILLLLLVFLLKRKQGKEQVKPDGQGTKQQEKHPQHKSAKEHFSKDHQSTPNMGAETIHPELCAAMFKKQPVTVSGVQRCMEPAQLAKGDQEIPNTTNALIVPSLSEDWASFPSDRFAQSNREMEKHNSIPSQGSSDPSLAVFMDQSVIALHSKSISNSTALDKVSCQNLGRTDGAKQDRNGNGKPVGMILPLYKMSTGNDTICHYLNSDEDLSSVTNGRHNVSTCPRGAGRLIHDEADRVHDSSAGLSNSLTERQPNEESGTTSKDGSQGNTGHSKGRVMVERGAEPRVKTDAIGLKSKKHFGENNQSSMIGEDMSTTKGMRRGQLGCETEIFPGTRCDAMIPTTPNSEQTVGTNSPTKEKPLRSSEYGYVNLLHEIVENQGRRTRERWKQTTRYKIMHK, from the exons ATGAATT tgtcaTTGTCCACACTTTCTGTTTGGGCCTTATTCTTTACTTCAAGCTGTGAAGGCAGGATCCCATGTACAGAAGCATCCAGCAATGTATTTGTCTGCACCACCATACCAAACG CTTCATTCTATCCCCCCGATTTAAAACTCCTCATTTTCACAGTGCTGAGTGGGTTTCAGTCAATCAACAATACAATGCTCAACAGTTCAAACCTGAACTCTGTGACCAACCTGACAATATCCAACAGTGATATTGCCAGCATTGAACAAGGAGCTTTTAATTCTTTCCTCCACCTCACTGTCCTGAATCTAAATGATAACAAACTCTCAGTGATCGATGCTGCTTGGTTTTTCAATGCTGCCAGCTTGATTAGCCTTTCCCTGGCCAGAAACAGAATTCAGGCGATTGGATTAGATACCCTGTCCCATTTCTCCAATCTGATTGAACTTGACCTCTCTCAGAATCAGATCAGCACAATAGCTGACTGGAGTCTCCGTGGAAATGGGAACATCTCTGTTCTGAACCTCTCCAACAATAAGCTGGTTTTCCTGACAGAACAGGCTTTGGCAGGGCCGAAGTTCCAGAAGATCCGTCTTCACACCAATCCTTGGAGTTGTTTGTGTGAACATGCAGATTGGATGTCCTttctgagag ATCTCATGAATAGCTCTGTGTTGGTGAATGGATATTCTGTTACTTGTAATGATCCCCCCCACTTGAAGGGAATCCCTGTCTGGAATGCATCTGATTTTGCCTGCTCAGTGACCATGAGCACAGCCTGGCCTAACCAACACACACAACCTCAGCTACTCCTCCCAGTGCTACTGGGGCTCCTGG GGCTGCTCatcttgctgctgctgttggtgttTCTGTTGAAAAGGAAGCAAGGGAAGGAGCAGGTAAAACCAGACGGGCAAGGAACCAAGCAACAGGAAAAGCATCCTCAACACAAATCTGCCAAAGAGCATTTCTCAAAGGATCACCAGTCCACACCCAATATGGGAGCAGAAACCATTCATCCTGAGTTGTGTGCTGCCATGTTTAAGAAGCAACCGGTGACTGTATCAGGGGTTCAACGGTGTATGGAGCCTGCTCAGTTAGCAAAAGGTGATCAGGAAATTCCAAACACCACAAATGCATTGATCGTCCCATCACTTTCTGAGGATTGGGCGAGTTTTCCAAGCGACAGATTCGCTCAAAGTAATCGGGaaatggaaaaacacaacagcatCCCGTCACAAGGGAGCTCTGATCCATCACTGGCAGTCTTTATGGATCAGTCAGTAATAGCTCTGCATTCCAAATCAATAAGCAATTCAACAGCACTGGACAAAGTGTCCTGTCAGAACCTGGGAAGGACCGACGGAGCCAAGCAGGATAGGAATGGAAATGGCAAACCTGTAGGAATGATCCTACCACTGTACAAAATGTCAACTGGCAATGACACCATTTGTCATTATCTGAATTCTGATGAAGACTTGTCTTCAGTGACGAATGGGAGGCATAATGTATCAACATGTCCACGAGGAGCAGGCAGATTAATCCACGACGAAGCTGATAGGGTCCATGATTCAAGTGCCGGCCTCTCAAACAGTCTGACCGAAAGACAACCCAATGAGGAAAGTGGGACCACATCAAAAGATGGAAGCCAGGGAAATACTGGACATTCCAAAGGAAGAGTTATGGTTGAGAGAGGAGCAGAGCCAAGGGTGAAGACTGATGCGATTGGTCTGAAGAGTAAAAAACATTTTGGAGAAAATAACCAGTCCTCAATGATAGGGGAAGACATGTCAACAACGAAAGGGATGAGAAGAGGACAGCTCGGCTGTGAGACAGAGATTTTTCCAGGCACACGATGTGATGCTATGATACCAACCACACCAAACAGTGAGCAAACAGTGGGAACAAACTCCCCGACCAAAGAGAAACCCCTCCGGAGCAGTGAATACGGGTATGTCAATCTTTTGCATGAAATTGTGGAGAATCAAGGACGACGCACCAGAGAACGATGGAAGCAAACCACCAGATACAAAATAATGCACAAGTAA
- the LOC122564944 gene encoding uncharacterized protein LOC122564944 isoform X1, with protein sequence MFPPVSLSTLSVWALFFTSSCEGRIPCTEASSNVFVCTTIPNASFYPPDLKLLIFTVLSGFQSINNTMLNSSNLNSVTNLTISNSDIASIEQGAFNSFLHLTVLNLNDNKLSVIDAAWFFNAASLISLSLARNRIQAIGLDTLSHFSNLIELDLSQNQISTIADWSLRGNGNISVLNLSNNKLVFLTEQALAGPKFQKIRLHTNPWSCLCEHADWMSFLRDLMNSSVLVNGYSVTCNDPPHLKGIPVWNASDFACSVTMSTAWPNQHTQPQLLLPVLLGLLGLLILLLLLVFLLKRKQGKEQVKPDGQGTKQQEKHPQHKSAKEHFSKDHQSTPNMGAETIHPELCAAMFKKQPVTVSGVQRCMEPAQLAKGDQEIPNTTNALIVPSLSEDWASFPSDRFAQSNREMEKHNSIPSQGSSDPSLAVFMDQSVIALHSKSISNSTALDKVSCQNLGRTDGAKQDRNGNGKPVGMILPLYKMSTGNDTICHYLNSDEDLSSVTNGRHNVSTCPRGAGRLIHDEADRVHDSSAGLSNSLTERQPNEESGTTSKDGSQGNTGHSKGRVMVERGAEPRVKTDAIGLKSKKHFGENNQSSMIGEDMSTTKGMRRGQLGCETEIFPGTRCDAMIPTTPNSEQTVGTNSPTKEKPLRSSEYGYVNLLHEIVENQGRRTRERWKQTTRYKIMHK encoded by the exons atgtttcctccagtgtcaTTGTCCACACTTTCTGTTTGGGCCTTATTCTTTACTTCAAGCTGTGAAGGCAGGATCCCATGTACAGAAGCATCCAGCAATGTATTTGTCTGCACCACCATACCAAACG CTTCATTCTATCCCCCCGATTTAAAACTCCTCATTTTCACAGTGCTGAGTGGGTTTCAGTCAATCAACAATACAATGCTCAACAGTTCAAACCTGAACTCTGTGACCAACCTGACAATATCCAACAGTGATATTGCCAGCATTGAACAAGGAGCTTTTAATTCTTTCCTCCACCTCACTGTCCTGAATCTAAATGATAACAAACTCTCAGTGATCGATGCTGCTTGGTTTTTCAATGCTGCCAGCTTGATTAGCCTTTCCCTGGCCAGAAACAGAATTCAGGCGATTGGATTAGATACCCTGTCCCATTTCTCCAATCTGATTGAACTTGACCTCTCTCAGAATCAGATCAGCACAATAGCTGACTGGAGTCTCCGTGGAAATGGGAACATCTCTGTTCTGAACCTCTCCAACAATAAGCTGGTTTTCCTGACAGAACAGGCTTTGGCAGGGCCGAAGTTCCAGAAGATCCGTCTTCACACCAATCCTTGGAGTTGTTTGTGTGAACATGCAGATTGGATGTCCTttctgagag ATCTCATGAATAGCTCTGTGTTGGTGAATGGATATTCTGTTACTTGTAATGATCCCCCCCACTTGAAGGGAATCCCTGTCTGGAATGCATCTGATTTTGCCTGCTCAGTGACCATGAGCACAGCCTGGCCTAACCAACACACACAACCTCAGCTACTCCTCCCAGTGCTACTGGGGCTCCTGG GGCTGCTCatcttgctgctgctgttggtgttTCTGTTGAAAAGGAAGCAAGGGAAGGAGCAGGTAAAACCAGACGGGCAAGGAACCAAGCAACAGGAAAAGCATCCTCAACACAAATCTGCCAAAGAGCATTTCTCAAAGGATCACCAGTCCACACCCAATATGGGAGCAGAAACCATTCATCCTGAGTTGTGTGCTGCCATGTTTAAGAAGCAACCGGTGACTGTATCAGGGGTTCAACGGTGTATGGAGCCTGCTCAGTTAGCAAAAGGTGATCAGGAAATTCCAAACACCACAAATGCATTGATCGTCCCATCACTTTCTGAGGATTGGGCGAGTTTTCCAAGCGACAGATTCGCTCAAAGTAATCGGGaaatggaaaaacacaacagcatCCCGTCACAAGGGAGCTCTGATCCATCACTGGCAGTCTTTATGGATCAGTCAGTAATAGCTCTGCATTCCAAATCAATAAGCAATTCAACAGCACTGGACAAAGTGTCCTGTCAGAACCTGGGAAGGACCGACGGAGCCAAGCAGGATAGGAATGGAAATGGCAAACCTGTAGGAATGATCCTACCACTGTACAAAATGTCAACTGGCAATGACACCATTTGTCATTATCTGAATTCTGATGAAGACTTGTCTTCAGTGACGAATGGGAGGCATAATGTATCAACATGTCCACGAGGAGCAGGCAGATTAATCCACGACGAAGCTGATAGGGTCCATGATTCAAGTGCCGGCCTCTCAAACAGTCTGACCGAAAGACAACCCAATGAGGAAAGTGGGACCACATCAAAAGATGGAAGCCAGGGAAATACTGGACATTCCAAAGGAAGAGTTATGGTTGAGAGAGGAGCAGAGCCAAGGGTGAAGACTGATGCGATTGGTCTGAAGAGTAAAAAACATTTTGGAGAAAATAACCAGTCCTCAATGATAGGGGAAGACATGTCAACAACGAAAGGGATGAGAAGAGGACAGCTCGGCTGTGAGACAGAGATTTTTCCAGGCACACGATGTGATGCTATGATACCAACCACACCAAACAGTGAGCAAACAGTGGGAACAAACTCCCCGACCAAAGAGAAACCCCTCCGGAGCAGTGAATACGGGTATGTCAATCTTTTGCATGAAATTGTGGAGAATCAAGGACGACGCACCAGAGAACGATGGAAGCAAACCACCAGATACAAAATAATGCACAAGTAA